The following are encoded in a window of Peromyscus maniculatus bairdii isolate BWxNUB_F1_BW_parent chromosome X, HU_Pman_BW_mat_3.1, whole genome shotgun sequence genomic DNA:
- the LOC143270777 gene encoding periphilin-1-like isoform X1: MWSEGWCDYKRLPGKQAPPWNHPRDGNHRLINVVPKRPPLGDKRSSLLAKPKEGGYSRYYCHVDYQEWVKGRCFTQDPRRAPPYKRGHYGYRWSRDEYSTSQQPQYRAMRNGFRRKRFYSSHYSRQRSPHKRGAPFLRESRVGGKDSLHSRFGSSLSSRSRMRSFHQSRQRCKERAIQFLKTSRDTVPSSSSSKVLKSPSRLTEKEQADAASKRANENPKKSEENNLAEISEFETGSKAPLRITQTEEPESNTTAGPELCEDSQLSIRSKAIASKITEIEKVYRQVCETFGMVVERLVEKDRSLEKSIQFAMKQSLHEIGEQRVEELKHFIMEYDNSTPDFGDPF, from the coding sequence atgtggtctgagggatggtgtgactacaagcgacttccaggaaaacaagcgccTCCTTGGaaccatcccagggatggcaacCATAGATTAATCAATGTTGTGCCAAAGAGACCgcctctgggagacaagagatctTCTCTGCTAGCCAAACCCAAGGAAGGAGGCTACAGTAGATACTACTGTCATGTTGATTACCAAGAATGGGTCAAGGGCCGCTGTTTTACTCAGGATCCAAGAAGAGCCCCACCCTACAAAAGAGGCCATTATGGCTACAGATGGTCAAGAGATGAGTATTCCACAAGCCAACAGCCTCAATACAGGGCCATGAGAAACGGCTTTAGAAGAAAACGTTTCTATTCTTCCCATTATTCAAGACAACGCTCTCCCCATAAACGGGGCGCtccttttttgagagaatcacgtgtgggcgggaaggactccctacacagcagatttggatccagtctcagcagtagaagcaggatgcGCTCCTTCCACCAGTCTCGACAAAGATGTAAAGAGAGAGCCatccagtttttgaaaacatcaagagatactgtgccctcaagttcttcatccaaggtgttaaaaagccccagccggctgactgagaaggaacaggctgatgctgcaagcaagagggctaatgaaaatcccaagaagtcagaagaaaataacttggcTGAAATTTCCGAGTTTGAGACGGGATCCAAGGCACCATTACGTATCACCCAGACAGAAGAACCCGAGTCAAACACAACAGCTGGCCCAGAATTGTGTGAAGACAGCCAGCTTAGCATTCGCTCTAAAGCGATCGCATCAAAAATCACTGAGATTGAGAAGGTTTACCGACAAGTCTGTGAAACTTTCGGGATGGTGGTGGAAAGGCTGGTTGAAAAGGATCGTTCGTTAGAAAAATCTATACAGTTTGCAATGAAGCAGAGTTTGCATGAAATAGGTGAGCAACGTGTTGAAgaactcaagcatttcattatggagtATGATAATTCTACTCCAGATTTTGGAGACCCTTTTTAG
- the LOC143270777 gene encoding periphilin-1-like isoform X2: MWSEGWCDYKRLPGKQAPPWNHPRDGNHRLINVVPKRPPLGDKRSSLLAKPKEGGYSRYYCHVDYQEWVKGRCFTQDPRRAPPYKRGHYGYRWSRDEYSTSQQPQYRAMRNGFRRKRFYSSHYSRQRSPHKRGAPFLRESRVGGKDSLHSRFGSSLSSRSRMRSFHQSRQRCKERAIQFLKTSRDTVPSSSSSKTGSKAPLRITQTEEPESNTTAGPELCEDSQLSIRSKAIASKITEIEKVYRQVCETFGMVVERLVEKDRSLEKSIQFAMKQSLHEIGEQRVEELKHFIMEYDNSTPDFGDPF; encoded by the exons atgtggtctgagggatggtgtgactacaagcgacttccaggaaaacaagcgccTCCTTGGaaccatcccagggatggcaacCATAGATTAATCAATGTTGTGCCAAAGAGACCgcctctgggagacaagagatctTCTCTGCTAGCCAAACCCAAGGAAGGAGGCTACAGTAGATACTACTGTCATGTTGATTACCAAGAATGGGTCAAGGGCCGCTGTTTTACTCAGGATCCAAGAAGAGCCCCACCCTACAAAAGAGGCCATTATGGCTACAGATGGTCAAGAGATGAGTATTCCACAAGCCAACAGCCTCAATACAGGGCCATGAGAAACGGCTTTAGAAGAAAACGTTTCTATTCTTCCCATTATTCAAGACAACGCTCTCCCCATAAACGGGGCGCtccttttttgagagaatcacgtgtgggcgggaaggactccctacacagcagatttggatccagtctcagcagtagaagcaggatgcGCTCCTTCCACCAGTCTCGACAAAGATGTAAAGAGAGAGCCatccagtttttgaaaacatcaagagatactgtgccctcaagttcttcatccaag ACGGGATCCAAGGCACCATTACGTATCACCCAGACAGAAGAACCCGAGTCAAACACAACAGCTGGCCCAGAATTGTGTGAAGACAGCCAGCTTAGCATTCGCTCTAAAGCGATCGCATCAAAAATCACTGAGATTGAGAAGGTTTACCGACAAGTCTGTGAAACTTTCGGGATGGTGGTGGAAAGGCTGGTTGAAAAGGATCGTTCGTTAGAAAAATCTATACAGTTTGCAATGAAGCAGAGTTTGCATGAAATAGGTGAGCAACGTGTTGAAgaactcaagcatttcattatggagtATGATAATTCTACTCCAGATTTTGGAGACCCTTTTTAG
- the LOC143270777 gene encoding periphilin-1-like isoform X4, giving the protein MWSEGWCDYKRLPGKQAPPWNHPRDGHYGYRWSRDEYSTSQQPQYRAMRNGFRRKRFYSSHYSRQRSPHKRGAPFLRESRVGGKDSLHSRFGSSLSSRSRMRSFHQSRQRCKERAIQFLKTSRDTVPSSSSSKTGSKAPLRITQTEEPESNTTAGPELCEDSQLSIRSKAIASKITEIEKVYRQVCETFGMVVERLVEKDRSLEKSIQFAMKQSLHEIGEQRVEELKHFIMEYDNSTPDFGDPF; this is encoded by the exons atgtggtctgagggatggtgtgactacaagcgacttccaggaaaacaagcgccTCCTTGGaaccatcccagggatg GCCATTATGGCTACAGATGGTCAAGAGATGAGTATTCCACAAGCCAACAGCCTCAATACAGGGCCATGAGAAACGGCTTTAGAAGAAAACGTTTCTATTCTTCCCATTATTCAAGACAACGCTCTCCCCATAAACGGGGCGCtccttttttgagagaatcacgtgtgggcgggaaggactccctacacagcagatttggatccagtctcagcagtagaagcaggatgcGCTCCTTCCACCAGTCTCGACAAAGATGTAAAGAGAGAGCCatccagtttttgaaaacatcaagagatactgtgccctcaagttcttcatccaag ACGGGATCCAAGGCACCATTACGTATCACCCAGACAGAAGAACCCGAGTCAAACACAACAGCTGGCCCAGAATTGTGTGAAGACAGCCAGCTTAGCATTCGCTCTAAAGCGATCGCATCAAAAATCACTGAGATTGAGAAGGTTTACCGACAAGTCTGTGAAACTTTCGGGATGGTGGTGGAAAGGCTGGTTGAAAAGGATCGTTCGTTAGAAAAATCTATACAGTTTGCAATGAAGCAGAGTTTGCATGAAATAGGTGAGCAACGTGTTGAAgaactcaagcatttcattatggagtATGATAATTCTACTCCAGATTTTGGAGACCCTTTTTAG
- the LOC143270777 gene encoding periphilin-1-like isoform X3, translated as MWSEGWCDYKRLPGKQAPPWNHPRDGHYGYRWSRDEYSTSQQPQYRAMRNGFRRKRFYSSHYSRQRSPHKRGAPFLRESRVGGKDSLHSRFGSSLSSRSRMRSFHQSRQRCKERAIQFLKTSRDTVPSSSSSKVLKSPSRLTEKEQADAASKRANENPKKSEENNLAEISEFETGSKAPLRITQTEEPESNTTAGPELCEDSQLSIRSKAIASKITEIEKVYRQVCETFGMVVERLVEKDRSLEKSIQFAMKQSLHEIGEQRVEELKHFIMEYDNSTPDFGDPF; from the exons atgtggtctgagggatggtgtgactacaagcgacttccaggaaaacaagcgccTCCTTGGaaccatcccagggatg GCCATTATGGCTACAGATGGTCAAGAGATGAGTATTCCACAAGCCAACAGCCTCAATACAGGGCCATGAGAAACGGCTTTAGAAGAAAACGTTTCTATTCTTCCCATTATTCAAGACAACGCTCTCCCCATAAACGGGGCGCtccttttttgagagaatcacgtgtgggcgggaaggactccctacacagcagatttggatccagtctcagcagtagaagcaggatgcGCTCCTTCCACCAGTCTCGACAAAGATGTAAAGAGAGAGCCatccagtttttgaaaacatcaagagatactgtgccctcaagttcttcatccaaggtgttaaaaagccccagccggctgactgagaaggaacaggctgatgctgcaagcaagagggctaatgaaaatcccaagaagtcagaagaaaataacttggcTGAAATTTCCGAGTTTGAGACGGGATCCAAGGCACCATTACGTATCACCCAGACAGAAGAACCCGAGTCAAACACAACAGCTGGCCCAGAATTGTGTGAAGACAGCCAGCTTAGCATTCGCTCTAAAGCGATCGCATCAAAAATCACTGAGATTGAGAAGGTTTACCGACAAGTCTGTGAAACTTTCGGGATGGTGGTGGAAAGGCTGGTTGAAAAGGATCGTTCGTTAGAAAAATCTATACAGTTTGCAATGAAGCAGAGTTTGCATGAAATAGGTGAGCAACGTGTTGAAgaactcaagcatttcattatggagtATGATAATTCTACTCCAGATTTTGGAGACCCTTTTTAG